In the genome of candidate division WOR-3 bacterium, the window ATGATCGCGGGTTCCCCTTTTAGCTTCCTTAGCAAAGGCACCATGTCGTCTCTTTTGACCAAAAAATGTCTGTTCTTCTCTTTGTGCCCGTAGACAACCCCCGGAATTAAATCATTTTTTCTCGAGGATTTAGCTTTGTTCTTACCCATGGTTTCTCTTTTTTCCACTTCAATACTAAATCTATGCATATATCACTCCTTTTTTTATGAGAAAAGTGAACTTAACGAAGCCTCTTCGTGGATTCTCAGAATAGCCTCACCAATAATCGAAGATACGGAAACTTCCTTGAAAAAACTTCTGGTTTTATCTTGGGTGACCGGAATCGTGTCCGTATATACGAATTGCTCTATAGGCAAGTTTTCCAGTTTCTCCATAGCGTTTTGCGAAAGCAGGGGATGAACGCAAAACACGTATATTTTCTTTGCACCATTCTCAAGTGCGGTTTTAACGGCGTTCTCGATTGTGGTTCCAGTATCGATAATATCATCGACTATCAAGACATTTTTCCCCTTGACGTCCCCAATGAGGTTCAATTTGTGCCTCAAAGGAGTTTTACCCCTTTTGTCTATTACAGAAAGAGGCAAGTCCCCGAGCTGGTTGGCGAAAAATCTCGCCTTCGCTATCCTCCCCAGGTTTGGAGACAAAACAGCGAGGTCTGAAATATTCAAATCCGAAAAGTATTTCACTGCGATGTAGGAACTGTAGAGATGGTCGAAAGGGATGTTGAAAAAACCCGAGAGTTGTTCGGTGTGAAGGTCGAGTGTGACTATTCTGTCAGCTCCTGCTTTGGATATGATATCAGATATCAGCTTAGCTGATATGGGAACCCTCGGTTCATCCTTCTTATCCTGTCGGGAATAGCCGAAATATGGCATTATCGCCGTCGTCCTTCTCGCGGAAGCTCTTTTAGCGGCGTCTATGAGCAAAAGCAGTTCAACGATGTTTTCCGCCGGCGGAAATGTCGATTGTAGTATGAATACATCGTCTCCTCTTATGCTTTCCAAAATCCTCACCCTGACTTCACCGTCTGGATACCTGTCAACTTTAGACCTTGTCAGATCTGTTTTAAGGTAGTCGCAAACACGATGTGCAAGCGTGACATTGCTGTTTCCGTTAAGTATTTTCATAATCCTTTTTTTATTTTTCTGGGGCGGGTGGATTCGAACCACCGTATGCGGGAACCAAAATCCCGTGTCTTACCACTTGACGACGCCCCATCATACTGACAAATCCCACACAGAATTCCATCTTTCTCTCGGATTTGCCGAAAAAATCATAACCTCGTTTTCCCTAATTCCCTTATTTAAGAAAAGCAAAGCTTTCTCGGCGTCTTTATTCTCGCTAAAGAAACCGTATATCGCCGAACCCGAACCGGACATCAACGCGAAATCCGCTCCGGCTTCGAGAAGCGTGTTTCTGTAAAACTCCAATTTCGAGTAACTTTTAAAAACAACAGACTCAAAATCGTTGCAGAGGATTTCACCTCTGAACTGAAAAGTTTTTCTTTTATACTTTTCATGCTCATCTGTCAAGTCATAAGATTGATAGGCGGTTTTTGTTGAAATTCTCTCTTTTGGAATGATCAGGACATATCTTCCGCCAAAAGTCTTCTCTCCAAAAGCGAGCATATCTCCCCTGCCTTCCGCTCTCGCTCTTCCCCCTTTCAAAAAAAACGGCACATCGCTTCCTGTCGCAAGAGCAGTCTCTTCCATTGTTCTTTCTTTTCCCTTCTCATCCACGTTTTCAAAAGCATAGAGCAAAGCGACCGCCGCGTTTGAAGATCCCGCGCCAAGACCGGTTCCTGCAGGAATTTTTTTGTAGAGTTCGACATGAAAAAAAGGGATTTCGGGGTG includes:
- the ispE gene encoding 4-(cytidine 5'-diphospho)-2-C-methyl-D-erythritol kinase produces the protein MKINRFICPVKVNLSLQIIGKRDDGYHEIKTTFQSLDLGDRIVFRQSWGKDTLSVSGEKVPAGNNNLVLIALAAARRKHPEIPFFHVELYKKIPAGTGLGAGSSNAAVALLYAFENVDEKGKERTMEETALATGSDVPFFLKGGRARAEGRGDMLAFGEKTFGGRYVLIIPKERISTKTAYQSYDLTDEHEKYKRKTFQFRGEILCNDFESVVFKSYSKLEFYRNTLLEAGADFALMSGSGSAIYGFFSENKDAEKALLFLNKGIRENEVMIFSANPRERWNSVWDLSV
- a CDS encoding ribose-phosphate pyrophosphokinase — translated: MKILNGNSNVTLAHRVCDYLKTDLTRSKVDRYPDGEVRVRILESIRGDDVFILQSTFPPAENIVELLLLIDAAKRASARRTTAIMPYFGYSRQDKKDEPRVPISAKLISDIISKAGADRIVTLDLHTEQLSGFFNIPFDHLYSSYIAVKYFSDLNISDLAVLSPNLGRIAKARFFANQLGDLPLSVIDKRGKTPLRHKLNLIGDVKGKNVLIVDDIIDTGTTIENAVKTALENGAKKIYVFCVHPLLSQNAMEKLENLPIEQFVYTDTIPVTQDKTRSFFKEVSVSSIIGEAILRIHEEASLSSLFS